The following proteins are encoded in a genomic region of Palaemon carinicauda isolate YSFRI2023 chromosome 19, ASM3689809v2, whole genome shotgun sequence:
- the LOC137659048 gene encoding uncharacterized protein produces MLLVRHYHGKVRHQGTHFTDGAVRSAGFWIFGGKRLISSFIHKCVTCCKLRGKTECQIISDSPEDRLEPSPPFTNVGVGGFGPWTIVSRRTRGGYANSKCWAILFSCLVTRAVHIELIEEMSSSAFIKAVRRFISLRGQVKIFRSDRGTNFIGAVDKLRIDSINVEDGPFRKFLYNSGTTWIFNPPHSSHMGGAWERMIGITTRILDSMLLNNTRKSLTHDVLNTFLTEVSAIINSRPLVPVSTYPENPLILTPTMLLTQKTDYIFTLDQLGDFNERDLHLAEWKRVQTLASIFWSRWRKEYLPLLQQRQKWIEHRRGLVKGDVVLLKDKNLCRTQWPMGVIMNPLKSSDDHVRKAEVRIIVNGKPTIYTRLIVDMILLVENCL; encoded by the coding sequence ATGCTGTTAGTCAGACACTACCACGGAAAAGTCAGACATCAGGGTACACACTTCACTGATGGAGCCGTTAGATCTGCTGGATTCTGGATTTTTGGAGGGAAACGCTTGATTTCATCATTCATTCACAAGTGTGTGACATGTTGTAAGCTAAGAGGAAAGACGGAGTGTCAAATCATATCTGATTCACCAGAGGATCGTCTTGAGCCATCACCTCCATTTACAAATGTAGGAGTAGGTGGCTTTGGACCATGGACAATAGTTTCACGTAGAACTCGCGGTGGATATGCTAACTCCAAGTGTTGGGCTATACTTTTTTCTTGCCTAGTAACTAGAGCCGTTCATATCGAGCTTATTGAAGAAATGAGCTCCTCGGCTTTTATTAAAGCCGTCAGACGATTTATATCTCTAAGAGGTCAAGTGAAAATATTCCGGTCCGACCGTGGAACTAATTTTATTGGTGCAGTCGACAAGCTGAGAATAGACTCTATTAACGTCGAGGATGGACCTTTCAGGAAATTCTTGTACAATTCAGGAACTACTTGGATCTTTAATCCACCCCATTCCTCTCACATGGGAGGAGCATGGGAAAGGATGATTGGCATCACCACGAGAATACTAGACTCCATGTTGTTAAACAATACCAGAAAAAGCCTAACACATGACGTACTAAACACGTTCCTGACAGAAGTGTCGGCGATAATTAACTCCAGGCCTCTAGTACCTGTGTCAACATATCCAGAAAACCCCTTAATCTTAACACCAACTATGTTATTAACTCAGAAGACTGATTATATCTTCACATTGGATCAATTAGGAGACTTCAATGAAAGAGACTTGCATCTTGCAGAGTGGAAACGTGTGCAAACTTTAGCCAGTATCTTTTGGTCTCGTTGGAGAAAGGAGTATTTACCGTTATTACAGCAACGTCAGAAATGGATTGAGCATCGCCGTGGTCTCGTCAAAGGAGATGTGGTCCTACTTAAGGACAAAAACTTATGTCGTACCCAATGGCCAATGGGTGTAATAATGAATCCTCTGAAAAGTTCCGACGATCATGTCCGGAAAGCTGAAGTGCGTATCATCGTCAACGGCAAACCGACCATCTACACACGTCTAATTGTAGATATGATTCTTCTTGTAGAGAACTGTCTATAA
- the LOC137659049 gene encoding uncharacterized protein: protein MRVHVFGNSTSPAVATLGLRKTAQASGKDFGNRVTQFVSRNFYADDGLTSCTTKEEAINLIKDTQKALAMYGNLRLHKIASNSEEVMKAFPANDLASNLKDLDLEADSKPLQNSLGLSWDVNMDKFLFQLSSENKPITQRGILSTVNSIYDPLGFLAPIIIHGKLLLRKLVSETVDWDQPLSDEIATEWISWRNTLQELEKLRIPRTYVPYLRTTDISGTPSLGFVLGKAKVAPTGGHTIPRLEFCAAVLARGIAHQWNYVPTHHNPADSATRYFEAHEIHNSEWLFGLKHLTLQQEEASETKFQLVDPDSDKEVRINVDIKKTCATLAHNIGIDRFLHFSTWDSLVRGVAFLKRFCRSHRAVKTQSLTSVDSYINAENFIIRSVQSEVYRVEMDSLQQNEPIPKCSQIANLNPFLDE, encoded by the exons ATGAGAGTTCATGTGTTCGGAAATAGTACGTCACCAGCCGTTGCCACGCTCGGACTGAGGAAAACTGCTCAGGCGTCAGGAAAAGATTTCGGCAACCGGGTAACACAATTTGTGTCAAGAAACTTCTATGCAGACGATGGCCTTACATCATGCACTACGAAAGAGGAAGCTATCAATCTCATAAAAGACACACAAAAGGCACTGGCCATGTATGGGAACCTAAGGCTTCACAAAATCGCCTCAAATTCTGAGGAAGTCATGAAAGCCTTTCCAGCCAACGATCTGGCATCAAACCTGAAGGACCTAGACCTAGAAGCCGACAGTAAGCCTTTACAAAATAGTCTAGGATTAAGCTGGGATGTAAATATGGACAAGTTCTTGTTTCAGTTGTCATCTGAAAATAAACCCATAACACAGAGAGGAATACTTTCGACGGTCAACAGCATCTATGATCCGCTCGGATTCCTAGCTCCAATCATAATACATGGTAAACTTTTACTCAGAAAGCTAGTTTCAGAGACTGTTGATTGGGACCAACCCCTCTCAGACGAGATAGCCACAGAGTGGATATCTTGGAGAAACACCTTGCAGGAACTTGAAAAGCTACGCATACCGCGTACTTATGTGCCTTACCTCCGTACAACCGACATCAGTGGTACACCCAGTTTGGGTTTTGTTCTCGGGAAAGCAAAGGTTGCACCGACCGGTGGCCATACCATTCCACGTCTGGAATTCTGTGCAGCTGTTTTAGCTAGGGGAATTGCACA TCAGTGGAACTATGTGCCAACACACCATAACCCAGCTGATTCAGCAACTAGATACTTTGAAGCTCATGAAATTCACAATAGCGAATGGTTATTTGGACTAAAGCATCTTACTTTGCAACAGGAGGAAGCTTCTGAGACTAAGTTTCAGCTTGTCGATCCAGACAGTGACAAGGAAGTTCGCATAAATGTGGACATAAAGAAGACATGTGCTACACTTGCTCACAACATAGGAATAGACAGATTCCTACATTTCTCTACTTGGGACTCACTTGTACGAGGAGTTGCCTTTTTAAAACGGTTCTGCCGTTCACACAGGGCAGTAAAGACACAGTCTTTAACTTCAGTGGACAGTTATATCAACGCTGAAAACTTCATCATAAGGTCAGTTCAATCGGAAGTTTACCGAGTGGAAATGGACAGTCTTCAGCAAAATGAACCTATACCAAAGTGCAGTCAGATAGCCAACCTCAATCCATTCTTGGACGAATAA